A section of the Marinoscillum sp. 108 genome encodes:
- a CDS encoding glycoside hydrolase family 43 protein, whose amino-acid sequence MQMLRAVLVHLVGILLFGLTACAEEGSPKIDKNPPKEEPTVDSLFLNPVHTSGPDPWVFQKDDHYYLTFTTGINVTLYKTDVMSDLSKAYQRVVWTPPASGPNSRNIWAPEIHFIRDKWYIYYAADDGNNDNHRMFVLENSSADPTVGQWVDKGELKLPGDRWAIDGTIFEHADQLYYLWSGWSGATNGRQDLYICKMTDPYTAEGDRVLLTKPELSWETNGTNPTVVEGPQVLKNGDKLFMIYSAGGCWTDGYSLGMLTAAADADLMTAESWVKSPNPVFSQNPSGNAFGPGHNGFFKSLDGTEDWIIYHANPFEGQGCGGARSIRIQPFTWDQQGYPDFGTPHPLYQKLTRPSGEY is encoded by the coding sequence ATGCAAATGCTGAGAGCCGTTTTGGTTCATCTCGTAGGAATCCTATTGTTTGGGCTTACTGCCTGTGCGGAAGAAGGATCACCAAAAATTGACAAGAATCCTCCAAAGGAAGAGCCCACAGTGGATTCTTTATTTCTTAATCCTGTTCACACAAGTGGTCCCGATCCCTGGGTTTTCCAAAAAGATGACCATTACTACCTCACATTTACTACCGGGATCAATGTAACACTCTACAAGACAGATGTGATGTCGGACTTATCAAAGGCCTATCAGCGGGTGGTGTGGACTCCGCCAGCCAGTGGACCAAATTCGCGTAACATCTGGGCACCGGAGATTCACTTCATACGGGACAAATGGTACATCTACTACGCGGCTGATGATGGCAACAATGACAATCACCGGATGTTCGTCCTTGAAAATTCCAGTGCCGACCCTACCGTTGGTCAGTGGGTGGATAAGGGGGAGCTAAAGCTCCCAGGCGATCGGTGGGCCATTGATGGGACCATTTTTGAGCATGCAGATCAGCTCTATTACCTCTGGTCGGGGTGGTCAGGAGCCACCAATGGTCGGCAGGATCTCTATATCTGTAAGATGACCGATCCCTATACCGCGGAGGGAGATAGGGTGTTATTGACCAAGCCTGAACTCTCGTGGGAGACCAATGGCACCAACCCCACAGTGGTGGAAGGGCCACAGGTATTGAAAAATGGCGATAAACTGTTTATGATATACTCGGCAGGAGGCTGCTGGACGGATGGCTATTCTTTGGGGATGTTGACTGCTGCGGCAGATGCGGACCTGATGACTGCTGAGTCCTGGGTGAAGTCACCAAATCCTGTATTTAGTCAAAATCCATCAGGCAATGCCTTTGGGCCGGGTCACAATGGATTTTTCAAATCGCTGGATGGCACGGAGGATTGGATTATCTACCATGCCAACCCCTTCGAGGGGCAAGGCTGTGGTGGAGCAAGATCCATCCGTATTCAGCCTTTTACCTGGGATCAGCAGGGCTATCCCGATTTTGGGACACCCCATCCCCTCTATCAGAAGCTTACCAGGCCTTCTGGTGAGTATTAG
- a CDS encoding RagB/SusD family nutrient uptake outer membrane protein — MKKIFIYIAIIGGGCFGCEDKLDIENPNEPNVGLFWETGEDAEKGVNAIYSTLHKGSISRWMPMLYSTRADIGESRSPWTDLSNALDKFIQPDYNFDPVSGVFADNYVGIFRANQVLDNVPGIDMEKSEKDVLLGQAYFLRALFYYHLATLYGNVPMLLKTSEPQDYPPNSTQAEVFEQIISDLELAVPMLPARYADAADLGRVTKGAAYALLAKAHMQLGQYQAALPALQWLVDGEGGDIYNLVANYRDNFLITTENNVESVFEWQFAENPNEFTDNDIQTPNHNYGTSLAQFTAPVGIGWSDAEARRWIIYEFDELTVSGDRDPRVAASFLFDSTDINGPDATMIYGQSFSSRYGTGPDSKRVWVRKFLNDHWKNQEGYRSPNNYRYIRYSDVLLMYAECLNATGSTAAAYPHVDRVRQRAGLQSLSVARPGLNQAAFLEQLKHERLLELAGEGHRWNDLARWGDLGPGLAVNDPAFANFEVGKHELLPIPQLDIDANPNLEQNPKW; from the coding sequence ATGAAAAAAATATTCATTTATATAGCAATTATAGGAGGGGGATGTTTCGGCTGTGAAGACAAGTTGGACATTGAGAACCCCAACGAACCCAATGTAGGATTGTTTTGGGAGACCGGCGAGGATGCCGAAAAGGGAGTCAACGCGATCTACAGTACTTTGCATAAAGGCTCTATTTCACGATGGATGCCAATGCTGTACTCTACTCGCGCAGACATTGGCGAAAGCCGAAGCCCATGGACAGACCTGTCCAATGCACTGGACAAGTTCATACAGCCAGATTATAACTTCGATCCCGTATCAGGAGTTTTTGCCGACAATTATGTGGGTATTTTCCGTGCCAACCAGGTGCTGGACAATGTTCCGGGCATTGATATGGAAAAGAGCGAGAAGGACGTACTGCTAGGACAGGCTTATTTCCTAAGGGCCTTATTTTATTATCACCTGGCTACTCTTTATGGCAATGTGCCGATGTTGTTGAAAACATCAGAGCCTCAAGATTACCCACCTAACAGTACGCAAGCAGAAGTATTTGAGCAGATCATTTCTGACCTGGAGCTGGCAGTGCCAATGTTGCCTGCTAGATATGCTGATGCCGCGGACCTTGGTCGCGTGACTAAAGGTGCAGCTTATGCCTTATTGGCCAAAGCGCACATGCAGCTCGGTCAATACCAGGCAGCACTACCAGCCCTGCAATGGCTTGTGGATGGTGAGGGTGGAGATATTTACAATTTGGTCGCCAACTATCGTGACAACTTTCTCATCACTACGGAAAACAACGTAGAGTCCGTTTTTGAGTGGCAGTTTGCAGAGAATCCCAACGAGTTCACAGACAATGATATTCAAACGCCAAATCATAACTACGGCACTTCTTTGGCTCAGTTTACCGCTCCGGTAGGTATTGGATGGTCAGATGCAGAAGCACGCCGATGGATCATCTATGAATTTGATGAACTCACTGTTTCTGGTGACCGGGATCCCCGGGTGGCAGCTAGTTTCCTGTTTGATTCTACAGACATCAACGGGCCTGATGCCACGATGATCTATGGTCAATCGTTCAGTAGCCGGTATGGCACCGGCCCTGACAGCAAGCGTGTTTGGGTTCGCAAATTTCTGAATGATCACTGGAAAAACCAGGAGGGATACCGGTCACCCAATAACTATCGATACATCAGGTACTCGGATGTGCTGCTCATGTATGCAGAGTGTCTGAATGCTACCGGGAGCACTGCTGCGGCTTATCCGCACGTGGATCGTGTACGTCAGCGGGCCGGACTTCAGTCCCTTTCAGTGGCAAGACCAGGTCTGAACCAGGCCGCGTTTTTGGAGCAGCTGAAGCATGAGCGTTTGCTGGAGCTGGCTGGTGAAGGGCACCGATGGAACGATTTGGCCAGGTGGGGTGATTTGGGCCCCGGATTGGCAGTAAACGATCCTGCGTTCGCCAATTTTGAAGTAGGTAAACACGAGTTGTTACCTATCCCACAGTTGGATATCGATGCTAACCCCAATTTGGAGCAAAATCCGAAATGGTAA
- a CDS encoding ATP-binding protein produces MTLKKFIPSLGTNVPIEVKLFEVTLILTILILYFWLVFGFFSGYENAIMVIYLGGAITYTGFYIAHKRWAVFRMMTVGYYSLLYLLLGLAWLPSGGVMGSIHNMFALIFLSGLLILKPKEFRLFIVVSLTMVLGFTVFEIVNPDAARPYTDERQWMIDIAVSNALMLSVLSFTLFFYKKEYERDRERLKASNISLSREKLRAESADRIKTSFLTNISHEIRTPLNGVLGNLDLLKRTKLSPEQALLLKDMSHCSDILHGLISDLLDITMIEEEGMVLQEDRIDLHMVVSNVIQFFIPKVALKTGNVSINYHSDKRIPKYLRGDLTRVRQVLINLVNNAVKFTDEGEINIRSVLLSKTSRQAEIKISVADTGMGIPEAQRAHIFNRFHRDDNNPSLEGIGLGLSVCKKVVEAIGGEIGLEKSAEKGSCFYFILPFKIEGSKWDDPEIEEPTINKYSHLNVLVAEDQQVNQLVTRKMLRTLGVSNVEIAENGKKVVEMAALKAYDFILMDVRMPIMSGIEATREILKSASSRPPVIVAVTANVTKHEMQDCFEAGMRDFISKPFSLEVLRSSFEKFLGKEKA; encoded by the coding sequence TTGACACTCAAAAAATTCATACCGTCATTAGGTACCAACGTTCCCATAGAGGTCAAACTCTTTGAGGTCACTTTGATATTGACCATCCTGATTCTCTATTTCTGGCTCGTATTTGGTTTTTTTTCCGGGTATGAGAATGCCATCATGGTGATTTACCTTGGTGGAGCTATCACTTATACAGGTTTTTATATAGCGCACAAAAGATGGGCAGTCTTTAGAATGATGACTGTCGGATATTACAGCCTGCTTTATCTTTTGCTAGGCCTGGCCTGGTTACCTTCTGGTGGTGTAATGGGCTCTATTCACAACATGTTTGCGCTCATTTTCTTATCTGGGTTACTCATTCTCAAACCCAAAGAGTTTAGGCTTTTCATAGTGGTCTCTCTCACGATGGTACTTGGTTTTACGGTCTTTGAAATTGTCAATCCTGATGCAGCTAGACCCTATACGGATGAAAGGCAATGGATGATTGATATTGCTGTGTCTAATGCCCTGATGCTCTCGGTACTTTCTTTCACTTTGTTTTTTTATAAAAAAGAATATGAGAGGGACAGGGAAAGATTAAAAGCATCTAACATCTCCCTAAGTAGAGAGAAGTTGCGTGCCGAGTCGGCTGATCGCATTAAGACCAGCTTTTTGACTAATATAAGTCATGAGATCAGAACACCACTCAATGGAGTGCTTGGCAATCTCGATCTTCTGAAAAGGACCAAACTTTCTCCAGAACAGGCCCTTCTACTTAAGGACATGAGCCATTGTAGCGATATTCTGCATGGACTTATTTCGGATCTACTGGACATCACTATGATAGAAGAAGAGGGGATGGTCCTGCAAGAGGACAGAATAGATCTGCACATGGTGGTGTCTAATGTGATACAGTTTTTTATTCCGAAAGTGGCTTTAAAGACTGGAAATGTTTCCATCAATTATCATTCGGACAAGCGAATCCCTAAGTACCTGAGAGGTGACCTTACCCGAGTACGTCAGGTACTGATCAATCTCGTAAACAACGCAGTGAAGTTTACCGATGAGGGGGAAATCAATATCCGCTCAGTACTTTTATCTAAAACTTCCCGACAGGCCGAGATTAAAATAAGTGTTGCTGACACGGGCATGGGAATTCCCGAGGCTCAGCGAGCTCATATTTTTAACAGATTTCATCGGGATGATAACAACCCTTCTTTGGAAGGCATAGGCCTTGGTTTGAGTGTTTGTAAAAAGGTGGTGGAAGCCATTGGTGGGGAGATTGGGTTGGAGAAATCAGCGGAGAAAGGGTCGTGTTTTTACTTCATTCTCCCGTTCAAAATTGAAGGGTCTAAGTGGGATGATCCTGAAATTGAAGAACCTACCATCAACAAGTATTCTCACCTGAATGTACTGGTAGCTGAAGACCAGCAGGTGAACCAGCTCGTTACCAGAAAAATGCTCCGAACATTGGGCGTGAGTAATGTGGAGATTGCTGAGAATGGGAAGAAGGTGGTGGAAATGGCTGCATTGAAAGCCTATGATTTTATACTGATGGATGTGCGTATGCCCATCATGAGCGGAATAGAAGCTACACGCGAAATTCTCAAATCCGCAAGCTCCAGACCTCCTGTGATTGTAGCCGTGACGGCCAATGTCACCAAACACGAGATGCAGGACTGTTTTGAGGCCGGAATGAGGGACTTCATCAGCAAGCCCTTTAGCCTTGAGGTGTTGCGATCCTCTTTCGAGAAGTTTCTGGGTAAGGAAAAAGCCTGA
- a CDS encoding FecR family protein: MKTWKKKYDDYNLEDLLLDESFISWVQGGKEASSPWKSRLLESQKLSEEAAKAEEIIGQLQWREFQGDNKRIENLKDRIDIRIRASDVRDEFGAYQEKPASSNWYRLLAAACLALLLMGSIGYYLANQNPVVEKNLSQEVEVRNTRNGQKLMVHLNDGSKVKLNSGSTIKYQKYFSDTSRVIELQGEAFFEVARDSLRPFRVVAGGTVTEALGTSFNIYSEMGDPTKVSLVTGKVSVTSTSTQEQVLLRPGQMVKALAGSLGSVASYEYGEIAWKDDVLFFLRCDQGEVFEKLEKWYGVNFRIEGKLSGGWNYSGSFDGQTLHAVLTSIGYAEDFTFQIKNKEVVIKPKTL, encoded by the coding sequence GTGAAGACCTGGAAGAAAAAATACGATGATTATAACCTGGAGGATTTGCTCCTGGACGAGTCTTTCATTTCCTGGGTTCAGGGAGGGAAAGAAGCGTCGAGTCCCTGGAAGTCCCGTTTGCTGGAGAGTCAGAAACTCAGTGAAGAAGCTGCCAAGGCTGAGGAGATTATCGGACAACTCCAATGGCGCGAGTTTCAAGGAGACAATAAACGAATTGAAAACCTCAAAGATAGAATTGACATTAGAATAAGAGCGTCTGACGTAAGAGATGAGTTTGGCGCTTATCAGGAAAAGCCAGCCTCATCCAATTGGTACAGGCTTCTGGCTGCTGCTTGTCTTGCACTACTCCTGATGGGGTCTATTGGGTACTACCTCGCCAATCAGAATCCTGTGGTGGAGAAAAACCTGTCTCAGGAAGTAGAGGTCAGAAATACCCGCAATGGTCAGAAGCTGATGGTTCATCTCAACGATGGCTCCAAGGTGAAGCTCAACTCAGGAAGTACCATCAAATACCAGAAATACTTCAGTGATACCAGCAGGGTCATTGAGCTGCAGGGTGAAGCATTCTTTGAAGTGGCCAGGGATTCACTGAGGCCATTCAGGGTAGTGGCTGGAGGTACGGTCACCGAAGCACTCGGTACCTCTTTCAATATCTACTCGGAGATGGGTGACCCCACCAAAGTATCACTGGTCACGGGGAAAGTTTCTGTGACCTCCACCAGTACTCAGGAGCAGGTACTTCTCAGGCCGGGGCAGATGGTTAAGGCGCTGGCCGGCTCTCTGGGGTCTGTAGCTTCTTATGAATATGGTGAAATAGCCTGGAAGGATGATGTGCTCTTTTTCCTCAGATGCGATCAGGGTGAGGTGTTTGAAAAACTGGAAAAGTGGTACGGGGTAAACTTTCGAATCGAAGGAAAGCTAAGTGGAGGATGGAACTACTCGGGGAGTTTTGATGGCCAGACCTTACATGCAGTGCTTACGAGCATCGGATATGCAGAAGACTTTACTTTTCAGATAAAGAATAAAGAAGTTGTGATCAAACCCAAGACATTATGA
- a CDS encoding TonB-dependent receptor, producing the protein MKIFIQQSLYLMNWMLRIFMIQAVFATVLFANNGNAQYKSVKDIHVNLSFNDTELIESFSTVEQLTDLTFSYDHRVLDKNQKRLTYASKGATVEEFLLFLSKEYGLTFRQVNNVISTQKKKAPFTRDEVEVIIGEVTIKGRVTDENGEGLPGATITIKGSSQGTITDVEGNFTLSVEETAQVLVISFVGYVTQEVSIAGATEVNVSMEPDFQGLQEVVVIGYQTVQKKDLTGSTAIISPESSARVTANSLAESIQGLAPGITVRNGGAPGQSSVIEIRGVGSFADINPLYVIDGMLADANPTINTNDIESIQILKDASAAAIYGSRAANGVIIITTKQGKAGPMKVSFSGKKGVQQLPNRWDVMNSTEFAAMQTAQYENSGLTPPALVGTDFDPNVNTDWQDEIIRMGTLQDYNVSLSGGSGSGTYMISGSFFENEGVLKGRDFERYSFRVNSTSKIGRVTFGENVLLSHSITNTPDAGNPFYDMPQLLPVIPVQGEDYVSEGNPSGWGIGSVNAPSYAWNPVAILDLSQRNSQYSKLVGNAYINVKITDWISYKFNAGLEASFDYSKYLRKDGVWSFNAAVYPSSVADTRSTWFSKLFEHTLNINKEIGKHSLNAVVGISQQSSQREETFAQRSELQQFNGQYLNTINSATGDPTASGSRTLDNFIMGYMGRINYVYDDRYLLTLTGRIDKNSRFAEDYRTGVFPSIAAGWRISEEGFFNVPFISNLKLTGSYGQLGVIPGQVGSWDYLGNLNSNPRAIFGPDQAANVGAYQARIANTQLKWETRISQNVGVEAGLLDDRILFTAEWYNSLSQDAILQIPLPQYLGNLGGNPFVNAGSIRNQGLEVSAAYRKREGAFKWDASVNFTTIKNKVEDVGNQGEGIDYIPTGLTRSKIGRPISEWYLLKTAGIFQSAQEVLDHTTADGTVIQPAAQPGDIRFVDVNGDGQITEDDRDYSGKSPWPTLQAGGQFNASYQNFTLNLQLIGVFGNTIYNGVRQVLDGYQNTNFRRDIQPWTEDNPNTSDPRIGVATDDVALSQNATNSTRWLEDGSYLRIRNLELGYNFSDHLFGESGIQNARLYLSGQNLLTFTKYSGLDPDVVGNGILERGFDAGNWPSSRVYSLGLQFQF; encoded by the coding sequence ATGAAAATATTTATACAGCAATCCCTGTATTTAATGAACTGGATGCTTAGAATTTTTATGATACAGGCGGTTTTTGCCACCGTTCTGTTTGCCAATAATGGAAATGCTCAGTACAAGAGCGTCAAAGATATCCATGTGAACCTTTCATTCAATGATACGGAATTGATCGAGAGTTTTTCTACTGTGGAGCAGCTGACAGACTTGACCTTCTCTTATGACCACCGAGTGTTGGATAAAAATCAGAAGCGTCTGACTTATGCCAGTAAGGGAGCTACCGTAGAGGAGTTTTTACTCTTTTTATCCAAAGAATACGGGCTCACCTTTCGCCAGGTCAATAATGTGATTAGCACACAGAAAAAGAAAGCCCCTTTTACCAGGGATGAAGTGGAAGTGATCATTGGGGAAGTTACCATCAAGGGAAGGGTGACTGATGAAAATGGTGAAGGACTTCCCGGGGCTACCATTACTATCAAAGGTTCTTCACAGGGAACCATTACTGACGTGGAAGGAAACTTCACCCTCTCTGTTGAGGAAACTGCACAGGTCTTGGTAATTTCTTTTGTGGGTTATGTCACCCAGGAGGTGAGTATTGCTGGGGCCACTGAGGTGAATGTCTCCATGGAACCTGATTTTCAGGGCCTGCAGGAAGTAGTGGTCATTGGTTATCAGACGGTGCAAAAGAAAGATCTTACGGGATCCACAGCTATTATCAGTCCGGAATCCTCAGCACGGGTTACCGCCAACTCATTGGCAGAATCCATTCAGGGCCTGGCACCGGGTATCACCGTTAGAAACGGAGGAGCGCCAGGGCAATCTTCAGTTATTGAAATCAGGGGAGTGGGTAGTTTTGCGGACATCAATCCCCTTTATGTCATAGATGGGATGCTTGCAGATGCCAATCCTACCATCAACACCAATGACATTGAATCCATTCAGATTTTAAAAGATGCCTCTGCTGCTGCCATCTATGGCTCCAGAGCGGCCAATGGGGTGATCATCATCACCACCAAGCAAGGCAAGGCCGGCCCTATGAAAGTGAGTTTTTCTGGTAAAAAGGGTGTGCAACAACTGCCCAACAGATGGGATGTGATGAACAGCACAGAATTTGCGGCCATGCAAACTGCACAATATGAAAACTCGGGATTAACACCGCCAGCACTGGTGGGCACCGACTTTGATCCCAATGTGAATACCGACTGGCAGGATGAAATCATCCGAATGGGAACTTTACAAGACTACAACGTGAGTCTTTCAGGAGGTTCTGGCAGTGGTACTTATATGATTTCCGGAAGTTTCTTTGAAAACGAAGGGGTGCTCAAGGGAAGAGATTTCGAAAGATACAGCTTCAGGGTAAACAGTACCAGCAAAATAGGTCGGGTGACCTTTGGAGAGAACGTTCTTCTTTCTCATTCAATTACCAACACCCCTGATGCCGGAAATCCATTTTATGATATGCCGCAACTCCTGCCGGTGATCCCTGTTCAGGGAGAGGACTACGTCTCAGAGGGTAACCCTTCAGGTTGGGGAATTGGGTCAGTCAATGCACCCTCTTATGCCTGGAACCCGGTGGCCATTCTGGATTTGAGCCAGCGAAACAGTCAGTATTCCAAACTGGTTGGGAATGCCTATATCAATGTGAAAATTACTGACTGGATCAGCTATAAGTTCAATGCCGGGCTGGAAGCCAGCTTTGATTACTCCAAGTACTTGAGAAAAGATGGGGTGTGGTCGTTCAATGCAGCGGTCTATCCAAGTTCTGTGGCGGACACCCGATCTACCTGGTTCAGCAAGCTTTTTGAACACACGCTTAATATCAACAAGGAGATTGGAAAGCATTCGCTGAATGCGGTGGTGGGTATCTCGCAACAGTCCTCGCAAAGGGAAGAAACCTTTGCACAGCGAAGCGAGCTACAGCAGTTCAACGGTCAGTATCTCAACACCATCAACTCAGCTACCGGAGATCCCACAGCCAGCGGATCCAGAACGTTGGATAATTTCATTATGGGCTATATGGGCCGGATCAACTATGTATATGATGACCGATACCTGCTCACACTTACTGGAAGAATTGATAAAAACTCGAGGTTTGCAGAGGACTATCGCACGGGTGTATTTCCTTCTATTGCTGCCGGATGGAGAATCAGCGAAGAAGGATTTTTCAACGTGCCTTTTATTTCCAACCTGAAACTTACTGGCTCTTATGGTCAACTGGGAGTGATCCCGGGTCAGGTAGGCTCATGGGATTACCTGGGTAACCTCAACAGCAACCCCAGGGCTATTTTTGGTCCCGATCAGGCGGCCAATGTAGGTGCCTATCAGGCGCGGATTGCCAATACGCAACTGAAGTGGGAAACAAGGATTTCGCAAAACGTAGGGGTAGAAGCAGGGCTATTGGATGACCGAATTTTGTTTACAGCAGAGTGGTACAACTCCCTGTCGCAGGATGCCATTTTGCAGATTCCATTGCCTCAGTACCTTGGCAACTTAGGGGGAAATCCTTTTGTGAATGCCGGATCCATCCGCAACCAGGGACTGGAAGTGAGTGCCGCTTATCGCAAACGTGAGGGCGCTTTCAAGTGGGATGCCTCAGTCAACTTTACTACCATCAAAAACAAAGTGGAAGATGTGGGAAATCAGGGTGAGGGAATTGACTATATCCCAACAGGATTGACCAGATCCAAGATAGGAAGACCTATCTCTGAGTGGTACCTCCTGAAAACAGCCGGAATTTTCCAGAGTGCTCAGGAAGTGCTGGATCACACCACGGCAGATGGCACGGTTATACAGCCGGCGGCCCAGCCTGGTGACATTCGTTTTGTGGATGTAAATGGTGACGGACAAATCACCGAAGACGACAGAGACTACAGTGGAAAGTCACCATGGCCTACACTTCAGGCCGGAGGTCAGTTCAATGCCTCCTACCAAAACTTCACCCTGAATCTCCAACTCATTGGGGTATTCGGCAACACCATTTACAATGGCGTGAGACAGGTGTTAGATGGTTATCAGAATACCAACTTCAGAAGGGATATTCAGCCCTGGACTGAGGACAACCCCAACACCAGTGACCCGAGGATTGGAGTGGCTACAGATGATGTGGCGCTCTCGCAAAATGCCACCAACAGTACCAGGTGGCTGGAAGATGGCTCTTATTTGAGGATCAGAAACCTGGAATTGGGTTATAATTTCTCAGATCATTTATTTGGGGAGTCTGGTATTCAAAATGCAAGACTCTACCTGAGTGGACAAAACCTGCTCACATTCACCAAGTATTCAGGATTGGATCCAGACGTGGTGGGCAATGGAATTCTTGAGCGCGGCTTTGATGCAGGCAACTGGCCATCGAGCAGGGTTTATTCTTTAGGACTTCAATTTCAATTTTAA
- a CDS encoding RNA polymerase sigma factor: MKSRELYIAYSVRRDHDLWQDLCAGDRNALDYIYYSQVPALLSYGRYLTPDSTLVDDCIQDLFVDLWVKRDRLGPVRTIRFYLMKSLKHRIVRELQNQKKRRSLTESEGAFEELEDPNPFFSAGQYQPTSAVVECLNKLSPLQKEIVYLKYFNGLSFDEIGDILELDKKQLYNALSKAMHNLRGMLKLAVLMILLVY, encoded by the coding sequence ATGAAGTCTAGAGAACTCTATATTGCTTACAGTGTGCGAAGGGACCATGATCTCTGGCAAGACCTTTGCGCGGGAGATAGAAACGCTCTGGATTATATTTACTACTCTCAGGTGCCGGCCCTTTTGTCTTATGGTCGCTACTTAACACCCGATTCCACACTCGTGGATGATTGTATTCAGGACCTTTTTGTGGATTTGTGGGTGAAGCGGGATCGTCTGGGACCGGTTCGCACCATCCGATTTTACCTGATGAAATCCCTTAAGCACAGAATAGTCAGAGAACTACAAAACCAGAAGAAGCGTAGGAGTCTGACCGAATCAGAGGGTGCTTTTGAGGAACTGGAAGATCCCAATCCATTTTTTTCTGCCGGCCAGTATCAGCCAACATCCGCTGTAGTGGAGTGCCTGAATAAGCTCTCACCTCTCCAAAAGGAGATCGTCTATCTGAAATATTTCAATGGACTGAGCTTCGATGAAATTGGCGATATCCTTGAGTTGGACAAAAAACAGCTCTACAACGCCCTTTCCAAGGCCATGCACAACCTCAGAGGAATGCTGAAATTGGCAGTGCTAATGATTTTGCTTGTTTATTGA